One segment of Phycisphaerae bacterium DNA contains the following:
- a CDS encoding DegT/DnrJ/EryC1/StrS family aminotransferase, with amino-acid sequence MAVSPSGGAASRVPLSVPPLNLAGQFASIRDELITELTAVATSGYYVLGPKVTAFEEALARYCGARHALGVSSGTDALLLALMSLGIGSGDEVIVPTFTFFATAGTVVRVGARPVFCDIAPQTFNIDVAQVEQRLTPRTRAIMPVHLYGQLADMTPLMALAERHQIPVIEDAAQAIGAAAADGRMAGTFGRLGALSFYPTKNLGALGDAGALLTDDDALFELARKLRIHGSGHTYYHDQVGGNFRIDALQAALLTIKLRYLEQWTQLRRGRAARYTELLTEAGVAPLYVQPPPEITGRHVYHQYVLRARQRDELVEFLRQRQIGAAVYYPLPLHLQKCFGDLGHRPGDFPQAEQAAAQVVALPLYPELTNAQQQAVVDAVVEFYRK; translated from the coding sequence ATGGCAGTTTCACCCTCCGGCGGCGCCGCATCGCGCGTGCCGCTCTCGGTCCCGCCGCTGAACCTGGCTGGCCAGTTCGCGAGCATTCGTGACGAACTGATCACGGAATTGACCGCGGTCGCCACGTCCGGCTACTACGTGCTCGGCCCCAAGGTCACCGCGTTCGAGGAAGCCCTGGCGCGCTACTGCGGTGCCAGGCACGCGCTCGGCGTTTCGTCCGGCACCGATGCGCTGCTGCTGGCGCTCATGTCCCTGGGTATCGGCTCCGGCGACGAGGTCATCGTCCCCACGTTCACGTTCTTCGCCACGGCGGGCACCGTGGTCCGCGTGGGCGCCCGGCCGGTCTTCTGTGATATCGCGCCGCAGACCTTCAACATCGACGTCGCACAGGTGGAGCAACGCCTTACGCCGCGCACGCGGGCGATCATGCCGGTGCATTTGTATGGGCAACTCGCGGACATGACGCCGCTCATGGCGCTGGCCGAACGACACCAGATCCCCGTCATCGAGGATGCGGCGCAGGCGATCGGCGCGGCGGCGGCGGACGGGCGCATGGCGGGCACGTTCGGCCGCTTGGGTGCGCTGAGCTTCTACCCCACGAAGAACCTCGGCGCGCTCGGCGACGCCGGGGCGCTGCTCACCGATGACGACGCCCTGTTCGAGCTGGCGCGCAAGCTGCGCATCCACGGCAGCGGCCACACGTACTATCACGACCAGGTAGGCGGCAATTTCCGGATCGACGCCCTGCAGGCGGCCTTGCTGACCATCAAGCTGCGGTACCTGGAGCAGTGGACGCAGTTGCGCCGGGGGCGGGCGGCCCGCTACACGGAACTGCTGACCGAGGCGGGCGTCGCGCCGCTGTATGTCCAGCCGCCCCCGGAGATCACCGGTCGCCACGTGTATCACCAGTATGTGTTGCGGGCGCGGCAGCGGGACGAACTGGTCGAGTTTCTCCGGCAGCGTCAGATCGGGGCGGCCGTGTACTACCCGCTGCCCCTGCACCTGCAGAAGTGCTTCGGCGACCTGGGCCACCGGCCCGGGGACTTCCCGCAGGCGGAGCAGGCCGCGGCGCAGGTCGTGGCCCTGCCGTTGTACCCGGAACTGACGAACGCGCAGCAACAGGCCGTTGTAGACGCTGTTGTCGAGTTCTACCGCAAGTAA